One genomic segment of Oncorhynchus mykiss isolate Arlee chromosome 10, USDA_OmykA_1.1, whole genome shotgun sequence includes these proteins:
- the LOC110533409 gene encoding ankyrin repeat and KH domain-containing protein 1-like isoform X2 — translation MQDAVAGTAMLTDGFEDEIDSVTPRSPAVGMGVGATPGAGLGGLGIGVGGKKVRLFGEAGGPAADRLDFQLAAAAVLSSGPGSASDDDEVSEVESFILDQEDLDNPMLKTASELLLSSAADGADLRTVDPETQARLEALLEAAGIGKLSTTDGKAFADPEVLRRLTSSVSCALDEAAAALTRMRAENTLNASQADNLVIFSRSLAEACSDGDVNAVRKLLDEGRSVNEHTEEGESLLCLACSAGYYELAQVLLAMHANVEDRGIKGDITALMAAASGGYVDIVKLLLVHGADVNAQSSTGNTALTYACAGGFLDVVKVLLKEGANIEDHNENGHTPLMEAASAGHVEVARVLLEYGAGINTHSNEFKESALTLACYKGHLDMVRFLLEAGADQEHKTDEMHTALMEACMDGHVEVARLLLDSEAQVNMPADSFESPLTLAACGGHVELAALLMERGANLEEVNDEGYTPLMEAAREGHEEMVALLLAQGANINAQTEETQETALTLACCGGFLEVADFLIKAGADIELGCSTPLMEAAQEGHLELVKYLLAAGANVHATTATGDTALTYACENGHTDVADVLLQTGADLEHESEGGRTPLMKAVRAGHLCTVQFLISKGANVNRATANNDHTVVSLACAGGHLAVVELLLSHGADPTHRLKDGSTMLIEAAKGGHTIVVSYLLDYPNNVLSVPVTDLSQLTPPSHDTSPAPRVPFQALAMVVPPQEPDRVPSNITTPPSVITKGGSKQRLSPLQGSPVAAGGPDVDLLPPFHPYQPLECIVEETEGKLNELGQRISAIEKAQLQSLELIQGEPLTKDKIEELKKSREEQVQKKKKILKELQKVERQLQLKTQQQFTKEYMEAKGLKDDPGQLGQAAGVEQPGTPLPLQAAEPGSDTEGDGEGIHHHDGQPHPAAEEEDDEEEEEEEEDYAKLPQVDTILYRQAQEPPPPAPSHTQALPSPAPPHTQALPCPAPPHTQALPCPAPPHTQALQCPAPPHTQALPSPAPPHTQALQCPAPPHTQALQCPAPPHTQALQCPVPPHTQALQCPAPHTQALPCPAPPHTQALQCPAPPHTQALPSPAPPHTQALPCPAPPHTQALPSPAPPHTQALQCPAPPHTQALQCPAPPHTQALPCPAPPHTQALPCPAPPHTQALQCPAPPHTQALQCPAPPHTQALQCPAAPPLLQAHFLPSHLLATQQSTDFSTADYPVSSSPDLERVMVNQQQMLWQQLTDLGPGLLTQAPEGLMVATPAQTLTDTLDDIMAAVSSRVPMLSTTASPPAQTPIHSVSPHSMLPLYPSVDIDAHTESNHDTALTLACAGGHEELVSVLVARGANIEHRDKKGFTPLILAATAGHVGVVEILLDKGGDIEAQSERTKDTPLSLACSGGRQEVVELLLLRGANKEHRNVSDYTPLSLAASGGFVNIIKILLNTGAEINSRTGSKLGISPLMLAAMNGHVPAVKLLLDMGSDINAQIETNRNTALTLACFQGRAEVVSLLLDRKANVEHRAKTGLTPLMEAASGGYAEVGRVLLDKSADVNAPPVPSSRDTALTIAADKGHYKFCELLINRGAHIDVRNKKGNTPLWLAANGGHFDVVQLLVQAGTDVDAADNRKITPLMAAFRKGHVKVVQYLVKEVNQFPSDIECMRYIATITDKDLLKKCHQCMETIVKAKDQQAAEANKNASILLKELDLEKSREESKKQALAAKREKRKEKRKKKKEDQKRKLEGEEEEEEEEEAKVKEELEDQDSSEDGDVPIDPPSATTTTTIGISATFTNAFAKKRANVATTPSTNRKNKKNKTVEPVILQDPQVALAQQKTDKDKIHGEPRGGRVPGGSDSDNLDSTDCNSESSSSGGKSQELNYLPDMPSSSSSSSSSSSAPSGVSQHPQPVPEKRHSSRDHKVTVCISKPHQKLHDCINVLAPSSLPPSFKTISVPVTSPNSKMNLTSPKRGQKREDGWKEVVRRSKKLLVPASVVSRIMGRGGCNITAIQDVTGAHIDVDKQKDKNGERMITIRGGTESTRHAVQLINALIQDPAKELEDLIPRNHIRTPGTSTKMGSTYTTSTGATNTTAAGSKGLASVFPSSAVSFQTPPVSQQGGKMGKNLSPGVRPPFVSLPLAYANPHLALLAAQTMHHIRHPRLPMAQFGGTFSPSPNTWGPFPVRPVNPGSTHSSPKHNGSTAPRPSPVSAAHPEYTAPASTAAPAATVSPTSTAPSGTPTPSSARKQLFSGEPKTTSMTAVTSTVSNVPATQLAPAPSTMSSTPSSPSVPIATSAQQLPVSKPEPAGGTTPGKEKSSPDAAPVQGGASEGSSSNGPMYFTGPPTASPSLPSQQPDSRQQQLPLPFSPSTEPSPQATQPPCSHLPSSHAAPAGGSTVPHYAQPSPSCVQPSAQVYPMTAGTSPQEHHSVFVSSGASQEQHQKQPQQYTNQGMAAPSMGMMNGSQMHSHGGKTQQLPPNYGPNALFNHFSSMFDSNQVGNNQVWGACHLPARTPPEQPYMGGMGQMEKVMPAPDGSKAPGYRCNSQRIVTSPIGMHMDPSGNAISSSAALTSFATSISGSAVYLQGPSPVGTPSFSRQHFSPHPWSASTSSESPVSSVSSPLCASTVTTALIQAKPSGNSQQDRKVPPPIGTERLARIRQTGSVNHAMLTAGYTPPVGQGGIWSFGVGSASVLPCSYPPPLEAMSGWSQPLMGGHVIQQPSGFSQHQAMERDDTGIVNPSNTFHQPMPTNFMDFPKGLPMYGGTIIPPHPPMGEAPGGPMYNGLHSADPAWNPIMNVVSNSAETAETQQVWPGTWAPHVGNVHLNHVN, via the exons GTGGAGTCCTTCATATTAGACCAGGAAGACCTGGACAACCCCATGCTAAAGACGGCATCAGAGCtgctcctgtccagcgctgccgacGGAGCTGATCTCAGAACAGTGGACCCAGAAACACAAGCCAGATTGGAGGCTCTGTTGGAAGCAGCCG GTATTGGTAAACTGTCCACCACCGATGGAAAAGCCTTCGCAGATCCAGAGGTGCTACGCCGCTTGACGTCGTCCGTGAGCTGTGCGCTGGACGAGGCCGCCGCCGCTCTCACACGCATGAGGGCCGAAAACACACTCAACGCCAGCCAGGCAGACAA TCTGGTTATTTTCAGCCGTAGCTTGGCGGAGGCGTGCTCCGACGGGGACGTCAACGCTGTGAGGAAGCTGCTGGATGAGGGGAGGAGCGTCAACGAAcacacagaggagggagagagtctgCTCTGCCTAGCCTGCTCTGCTGGTTACTATGAACTTGCACAG GTCTTGCTGGCCATGCACGCTAACGTTGAAGATCGGGGCATCAAGGGTGACATCACGGCCCTCATGGCCGCAGCCAGCGGCGGCTACGTAGACATCGTCAAACTGCTGCTGGTACACGGGGCTGACGTCAACGCGCAGTCCTCcacag GTAACACGGCGCTGACGTACGCGTGTGCGGGCGGCTTCCTGGACGTGGTGAAGGTGCTGCTGAAGGAAGGCGCCAACATCGAGGACCACAACGAGAACGGCCACACCCCCCTGATGGAGGCGGCGAGCGCGGGTCACGTGGAGGTGGCCCGGGTGCTCCTGGAGTACGGGGCTGGTATCAACACACACTCCAACGAGTTCAAGGAAAGTGCTCTTACGCTGGCCTGCTACAAAG GGCACCTGGACATGGTGCGCTTCCTGTTAGAGGCGGGGGCTGACCAGGAGCACAAGACCGACGAGATGCACACAGCACTCATGGAGGCTTGTATG GATGGGCATGTGGAGGTGGCGCGGTTGCTGTTGGACAGCGAGGCGCAGGTCAACATGCCCGCTGACTCTTTCGAGTCTCCGCTGACGCTGGCGGCCTGTGGGGGCCATGTAGAGCTTGCTGCCCTGCTGATGGAGAGGGGCGCCAACCTGGAGGAGGTTAACGATGAGGGATACACCCCCCTCATGGAAGCTGCACGAGAGGGCCACGAGGAGATGGTGGCGCTGCTTTTGGCACAAG GTGCCAACATCAACGCTCAGACGGAGGAGACCCAGGAGACAGCCCTGACGCTGGCCTGCTGCGGGGGCTTCCTGGAGGTGGCCGACTTCCTCATCAAGGCCGGGGCCGACATCGAGCTGGGCTGCTCCACGCCTCTCATGGAGGCTGCACAGGAGGGACACCTGGAGCTGGTCAAGTACCTGCTGGCTGCTG GAGCCAATGTCCACGCCACCACGGCGACGGGGGACACGGCGCTGACCTACGCCTGTGAGAACGGACACACAGACGTGGCTGACGTGCTGCTGCAGACGGGGGCTGACCTG GAGCATGAATCGGAGGGGGGCAGGACCCCTCTAATGAAAGCCGTTAGAGCGGGCCacctctgtactgtacagttccTAATCAGCAAAG gaGCTAATGTGAACAGGGCGACGGCCAACAATGATCACACAGTAGTGTCTCTAGCCTGTGCCGGGGGCCACCTGGCCGTGGTGGAGCTGCTGCTGTCCCATGGGGCTGATCCTACACACAGACTGAAG GATGGCTCCACCATGCTGATCGAAGCTGCTAAGGGCGGTCACACCATCGTGGTGTCCTATCTCCTCGACTACCCCAACAACGTCCTGTCGGTCCCCGTGACAGACTTGTCTcagctcacacccccatcccatGACACCTCTCCG GCTCCACGAGTTCCATTCCAAGCCCTGGCCATGGTGGTGCCTCCTCAAGAGCCAGACAGAGTGCCCTCCAACATCACAACACCTCCATCCGTCATCACAAAAG GTGGCTCCAAGCAGAGGCTGAGCCCCCTACAGGGCAGCCCCGTCGCCGCAGGAGGTCCGGACGTGGACCTGCTGCCTCCTTTCCACCCGTACCAGCCCCTAGAGTGCATCGTGGAAGAGACTGAGGGCAAGCTGAACGAGCTTGGCCAGAGGATCTCCGCTATAGAGAAGGCCCAGCTGCAGTCCTTGGAGCTCATCCAGGGAGAGCCTCTCACCAAAGACAAGATCGAGGAGCTGAAGAAGAGCCGCGAGGAGCAGgtccagaagaagaagaagatcctCAAGGAGCTGCAGAAGGTGGAGCGCCAGCTGCAGCTCAAGACACAGCAGCAGTTCACCAAAGAGTACATGGAGGCCAAAGGCCTGAAGGACGACCCGGGGCAGCTTGGCCAGGCGGCAGGGGTGGAGCAGCCCGGCACCCCCCTGCCCTTGCAGGCTGCAGAGCCGGGCTCCGACACCGAGGGGGACGGGGAGGGCATCCACCACCATGATGGACAGCCCCACCCCGCCGCTGAGGAAGAGgacgatgaggaggaggaggaggaggaggaggactacGCCAAGCTACCTCAGGTGGACACCATCCTGTATAGACAGGCCCAGGAACCCCCGCCACCCGCTCCTTCTCACACCCAGGCCCTGCCGAGTCCTGCTCCTCCTCACACCCAGGCCCTGCCGTGTCCCGCTCCTCCTCACACCCAGGCCCTGCCGTGTCCCGCTCCTCCTCACACCCAGGCTCTGCAGTGTCCCGCTCCTCCTCACACCCAGGCCCTGCCGAGTCCCGCTCCTCCTCacacccaggccctgcagtgtccCGCTCCTCCTCacacccaggccctgcagtgtccCGCTCCTCCTCacacccaggccctgcagtgtccCGTTCCTCCTCacacccaggccctgcagtgtccCGCTCCTCACACCCAGGCCCTGCCGTGTCCCGCTCCTCCTCacacccaggccctgcagtgtccCGCTCCTCCTCACACCCAGGCCCTGCCGAGTCCTGCTCCTCCTCACACCCAGGCCCTGCCGTGTCCCGCTCCTCCTCACACCCAGGCCCTGCCGAGTCCCGCTCCTCCTCacacccaggccctgcagtgtccCGCTCCTCCTCacacccaggccctgcagtgtccCGCTCCTCCTCACACCCAGGCCCTGCCGTGTCCCGCTCCTCCTCACACCCAGGCCCTGCCGTGTCCCGCTCCTCCTCacacccaggccctgcagtgtccCGCTCCTCCTCacacccaggccctgcagtgtccCGCTCCTCCTCacacccaggccctgcagtgtccCGCTGCTCCGCCCCTCCTGCAGGCCCATTTCTTACCCTCCCATCTCCTGGCCACCCAGCAGTCCACAGACTTCAGTACGGCAGACTACCCCGTCAGCTCCAGCCCCGATCTGGAGAGGGTGATGGTGAACCAGCAGCAGATGTTGTGGCAGCAGTTGACAGACCTGGGACCGGGCCTTCTCACCCAGGCCCCTGAAGGACTCATGGTGGCCACCCCAGCACAGACCCTCACAGATACTTTGGACGACATCATGGCAG CGGTGAGCAGCAGAGTCCCCATGTTGAGCACGACGGCCTCGCCACCAGCACAGACGCCCATCCATTCAGTGTCCCCACACTCTATgctccccctctacccctccgtAGACATCGACGCACAC ACGGAGAGTAATCACGACACCGCTCTGACGCTGGCCTGTGCCGGCGGTCACGAGGAGCTGGTGTCGGTGCTCGTCGCCCGCGGGGCTAACATCGAGCATCGGGATAAGAAAG GTTTCACTCCTCTGATCCTGGCTGCTACAGCGGGTCATGTTGGCGTGGTGGAGATCCTGCTGGATAAAGGAGGGGACATCGAAGCCCAGTCGGAGAGAACCAAAGacactcctctctccctggcctgctcTGGAGGAAGACAGGAG GTGGTGGAGCTGTTGCTGCTGCGCGGGGCCAACAAGGAGCACCGTAACGTTTCAGACTACACTCCTCTCAGCCTGGCCGCCTCGGGGGGCTTCGTCAACATCATCAAGAtcctcctcaacactggagctgaaATCAACTCCAG GACTGGGAGTAAGCTGGGTATCTCTCCTCTGATGCTGGCTGCCATGAACGGTCACGTCCCTGCGGTCAAGCTGCTGCTGGACATGGGTTCCGACATCAACGCTCAGATCGAGACTAACCGCAACACGGCGCTGACCCTGGCCTGCTTCCAGGGACGGGCGGAGGTGGTCAGTCTGCTGCTGGACCGCAAGGCCAACGTGGAGCACCGCGCCAAG ACTGGGCTGACCCCCCTCATGGAGGCGGCATCGGGTGGCTATGCTGAGGTGGGGCGGGTGCTGCTGGATAAGAGCGCTGACGTCAACGCCCCACCCGTCCCCTCCTCCCGAGACACCGCGCTCACCATCGCTGCAGACAAGGGCCACTACAAGTTCTGTGAGCTCCTAATCAACCG AGGTGCTCACATTGACGTGCGCAATAAGAAGGGAAACACTCCCCTGTGGCTGGCGGCCAACGGCGGCCATTTTGACGTGGTGCAGCTGCTGGTGCAGGCTGGGACCGATGTCGACGCAGCAGACAACCGCAAGATCACACCACTCATGGCTGCCTTCCGCAAg GGCCATGTGAAGGTGGTTCAGTACCTGGTCAAGGAGGTCAACCAGTTCCCCTCGGACATCGAGTGCATGAGATACATTGCCACCATCACGGACAAG GACCTGCTGAAGAAATGTCACCAGTGCATGGAGACCATTGTCAAAGCCAAAGACCAGCAGGCAGCAGAGGCCAACAAGAACGCCAGCATTCTGCTGAAGGAGCTGGACTTGGAGAAG TCCAGGGAAGAGAGTAAGAAGCAAGCCCTGGCCGCTAAGCGTGAGAAGCGTAAGGAGAAAcgcaagaagaagaaggaagatcagaagaggaagctggagggggaggaagaggaggaggaagaagaggaggccaAAGTAAAAGAGGAGTTAGAGGACCAAGACTCCTCTGAAG ACGGTGACGTCCCCATTGACCCGCCCAgcgctaccaccaccactaccatcggCATCTCTGCCACCTTCACCAACGCCTTCGCCAAGAAACGAGCCAATGTGGCGACCACGCCCAGCACCAACCGCAAGAACAAGAAGAACAAGACCGTGGAGCCCGTCATCCTGCAGGACCCCCAGGTGGCGCTGGCTCAGCAGAAGACCGACAAAGACAAGATCCACGGGGAGCCCAGGGGCGGCAGGGTGCCTGGTGGCAGCGACTCGGACAACCTGGACAGCACCGACTGCAACAGTGAGAGCAGCAGCAGCGGAGGCAAGAGCCAGGAGCTCAACTACCTACCGGACATGCCCTCTTCATCTTCCTCATCCTCGTCTTCATCGTCTGCTCCCTCGGGGGTGAGCCAACATCCCCAGCCGGTCCCTGAGAAGAGGCACAGCTCCCGAGACCACAAGGTCACAGTGTGCATCTCCAAACCACACCAGAA ACTCCATGACTGCATCAACGTCCTGGCGCCCagctcccttcccccctccttcaAAACCATTTCAGTGCCGGTCACCTCGCCCAACAGCAAGATGAACCTCACCAGCCCCAAGAGGGGCCAGAAGAGGGAAGACGGCTGGAAAGAGGTGGTACGGAG ATCTAAGAAGTTATTGGTGCCTGCCTCTGTGGTGTCTCGGATCATGGGCAGAGGTGGCTGTAACATCACTGCCATTCAGGACGTGACCGGAGCTCACATCGACGTGGACAAACAGAAGGACAAGAATGGAGAAAGGATGATCACCATCAG AGGAGGTACTGAGTCGACTCGGCACGCTGTACAACTGATCAACGCCCTGATCCAAGACCCAGCTAAGGAGCTGGAGGACCTAATCCCCAGAAACCACATCCGCACTCCTGGTACCAGCACCAAGATGGGCTCCACCTACACCACCTCCACAGGGGCCACCAACACTACGGCGGCCGGCTCAAAGGGCCTGGCATCGGTGTTTCCGTCGTCCGCTGTGTCCTTCCAGACCCCCCCGGTCTCTCAGCAGGGAGGGAAGATGGGAAAGAACCTGTCCCCCGGGGTGAGGCCCCCCTTTGTTTCACTGCCCCTGGCGTATGCCAACCCACACCTGGCCCTGCTGGCTGCCCAGACCATGCACCACATCCGACACCCACGTCTGCCCATGGCACAGTTCGGTGGCACCTTTTCTCCATCGCCTAACACCTGGGGCCCGTTCCCGGTGAGGCCCGTCAACCCCGGCAGCACTCACAGCTCTCCCAAGCACAACGGGAGCACTGCCCCCCGGCCCTCGCCTGTCTCCGCTGCCCATCCGGAGTACACAGCTCCTGCCTCTACAGCAGCCCCTGCAGCCACCGTCTCGCCCACCAGCACTGCCCCCTCCGGCACCCCAACGCCCTCCTCTGCCAGGAAGCAGCTCTTCTCTGGCGAACCAAAGACGACCAGCATGACAGCAGTCACTTCCACAGTGAGCAACGTTCCCGCCACGCAGCTGGCCCCTGCACCCTCCACCATGTCCTCTACTCCGTCTTCCCCTTCCGTGCCCATCGCCACGTCTGCACAGCAGCTGCCCGTCTCCAAGCCGGAGCCTGCTGGTGGCACCACGCCTGGTAAAGAGAAGTCCTCTCCAGATGCAGCACCTGTCCAAGGTGGAGCGTCGGAAGGTTCCAGCTCCAACGGCCCCATGTACTTCACAGGTCCTCCCACGGCTTCACCATCACTGCCCTCCCAGCAGCCGGACAGCCGACAGCAGCAGCTGCCACTCCCCTTCTCCCCCAGCACAGAGCCCAGCCCCCAGGCCACCCAGCCTCCCTGCTCCCACCTGCCCTCCTCTCACGCTGCACCAGCAGGGGGCAGCACCGTACCTCACTACGCACAGCCTTCTCCCTCATGCGTGCAGCCCTCGGCCCAGGTCTACCCCATGACAGCTGGGACATCTCCGCAGGAGCACCATTCTGTGTTTGTATCCTCTGGAGCCTCCCAGGAGCAACACCAGAAACAACCGCAGCAGTATACCAACCAGGGTATGGCAGCCCCTTCCATGGGCATGATGAACGGCTCCCAGATGCACAGCCACGGGGGCAAGACCCAGCAGCTGCCCCCCAACTACGGCCCCAACGCCCTCTTCAACCATTTCAGCAGCATGTTTGACAGCAATCAGGTGGGCAACAATCAGGTGTGGGGAGCATGTCACCTGCCTGCTCGGACCCCTCCGGAGCAGCCCTACATGGGAGGCATGGGACAGATGGAGAAGGTGATGCCAGCTCCTGACGGCTCCAAGGCTCCAGGGTACCGCTGCAACTCCCAGAGGATTGTCACCAGTCCCATCG GCATGCACATGGACCCGTCGGGAAACGCCATCTCTTCGTCTGCTGCTCTGACCAGCTTCGCCACCAGTATCTCTGGCAGTGCAGTGTACCTGCAGGGTCCGTCCCCGGTGGGAACCCCCTCCTTTAGCCGCCAGCATTTTTCCCCTCACCCCTGGAGCGCCTCCACCTCCA GTGAGTCCCCGGTGTCCTCCGTGTCGTCCCCTCTTTGTGCATCCACGGTGACCACGGCTCTGATTCAGGCTAAGCCCAGCGGCAACAGCCAGCAGGACCGCAAGGTGCCCCCACCCATTGGCACTGAGCGCCTGGCACGCATCCGCCAGACGGGCTCCGTGAACCACGCCATGCTCACCGCCGGCTACACGCCGCCTGTGGGACAGGGAGGAATCTGGTCCTTCGGCGTGGGCAGTGCGTCTG TCCTCCCCTGCTCTTACCCTCCACCTTTAGAGGCGATGTCAGGCTGGTCTCAGCCCCTGATGGGTGGTCACGTGATACAGCAGCCGTCTGGCTTCTCCCAGCACCAAGCCATGGAGAGGGACGACACCGGCATCGTGAACCCCTCAAACACCTTCCATCAACCCATGCCCACCAACTTCATGGACTTCCCAAAG GGTTTGCCAATGTATGGCGGGACGATCATTCCTCCCCACCCTCCTATGGGAGAGGCCCCTGGGGGCCCCATGTACAACGGGCTCCATAGCGCTGACCCTGCCTGGAATCCCATCATGAATGTGGTCTCCAACTCTGCAGAGACTGCAGAAACACAGCAG GTCTGGCCTGGGACTTGGGCCCCGCACGTTGGGAATGTGCACCTGAATCACGTCAACTGA